From Longimicrobiaceae bacterium, the proteins below share one genomic window:
- the sufC gene encoding Fe-S cluster assembly ATPase SufC encodes MSEPLLKIVNLHAEIAEEGTEILKGVDLELNAGEIHAIMGPNGSGKSTLSKVISGHPAYEVTDGDILFRGESVLDMEPDERARAGVFLAFQYPVEIPGVSVANFMRTALNAKRGEEVDIFDFQDELEGKMEMLEMDPAFALRSVNEGFSGGEKKRNEILQLAMLEPELAVMDETDSGLDIDALKVVTAGINRIKEQNPGMTVLLITHYQRMLNYITPDRVHVMVDGRIIRSGGAELALELEERGYDWVRGATAVV; translated from the coding sequence ATGTCCGAGCCGCTGCTGAAGATCGTCAACCTGCACGCGGAGATCGCGGAGGAGGGGACGGAGATCCTGAAGGGCGTCGACCTGGAGCTGAACGCCGGGGAGATCCACGCCATCATGGGGCCCAACGGCTCCGGGAAGAGCACCCTCTCCAAGGTGATCTCCGGCCACCCGGCCTACGAGGTCACCGACGGCGACATCCTGTTCCGCGGCGAGAGCGTCCTGGACATGGAGCCGGACGAGCGCGCCCGCGCCGGCGTCTTCCTGGCCTTCCAGTACCCGGTGGAGATCCCGGGCGTCTCGGTCGCCAACTTCATGCGCACGGCGCTGAACGCCAAGCGCGGCGAAGAGGTGGACATCTTCGACTTCCAGGACGAGCTGGAAGGGAAGATGGAGATGCTGGAGATGGACCCGGCCTTCGCGCTGCGCTCCGTGAACGAGGGGTTCTCGGGCGGCGAGAAGAAGCGCAACGAGATCCTGCAGCTCGCCATGCTGGAGCCGGAGCTGGCCGTCATGGACGAGACCGACTCCGGGCTGGACATCGACGCGCTCAAGGTCGTCACCGCCGGGATCAACCGGATCAAGGAGCAGAACCCGGGGATGACGGTGCTCCTGATCACGCACTACCAGCGGATGCTCAACTACATCACCCCCGACCGGGTGCACGTGATGGTGGACGGGCGCATCATCCGCTCCGGCGGAGCCGAGCTGGCGCTGGAGCTGGAGGAGCGTGGCTACGACTGGGTCCGCGGCGCCACCGCGGTAGTCTGA
- the sufB gene encoding Fe-S cluster assembly protein SufB, with protein sequence MPQNEAVAQIGLDEYKFGFSDPEKYLYKSRKGLDEEIVREISRQKGEPEWMLKTRLKALKHAQSRPWPTWGGDLSGLDFDKIYFYIRPSEKVGRTWDEVPEDIKNTFERLGIPEQERKFLAGAGAQYESEVVYHSLREEWEKAGVIFKGMDDGLREHEDIVREHFGTVVPYRDNLFAAVNTATWSGGSFVYIPKGVKLDMPLQAYFRINAESMGQFERTLIIVEEGAEVQYIEGCTAPTYSQDSFHSGVIEIIVKDNARCRYTTIQNWSHNVYNLVTQRARVGAHATMEWVDGNLGSKLTMKYPSCYLMGEGARGEILSIAYAGPGQHQDAGGKVVHMAPNTSSRIVSKSISRGSGRSSYRGLLKVDKGAHHVRSNVECDALLLDEEARTDTYPYIEIEEEHASIGHEATVSKIGDEQLFYLMSRGLSEDEAATMVVRGFIEPIAKELPLEYAVELNRLIELEMEGSVG encoded by the coding sequence ATGCCGCAGAACGAAGCCGTCGCCCAGATCGGGCTCGACGAATACAAGTTCGGGTTCAGCGACCCGGAAAAGTACCTCTACAAGTCCCGCAAGGGGCTCGACGAGGAGATCGTCCGCGAGATCTCCCGCCAGAAGGGGGAGCCCGAGTGGATGCTGAAGACGCGCCTCAAGGCGCTCAAGCACGCCCAGTCGCGGCCCTGGCCCACCTGGGGCGGCGACCTTTCGGGGCTGGACTTCGACAAGATCTACTTCTACATCCGCCCCTCCGAGAAGGTGGGCCGGACGTGGGACGAGGTCCCGGAGGACATCAAGAACACCTTCGAGCGGCTGGGTATCCCGGAGCAGGAGCGGAAGTTCCTGGCCGGCGCCGGCGCCCAGTACGAGTCCGAGGTGGTGTACCACTCGCTCCGCGAGGAGTGGGAGAAGGCCGGCGTCATCTTCAAGGGGATGGACGACGGGCTCCGTGAGCACGAGGACATCGTCCGCGAGCACTTCGGCACGGTGGTCCCGTACCGGGACAACCTGTTCGCCGCGGTGAACACGGCGACGTGGTCCGGCGGGTCGTTCGTCTACATCCCCAAGGGGGTGAAGCTCGACATGCCGCTCCAGGCGTACTTCCGCATCAACGCGGAGAGCATGGGGCAGTTCGAGCGCACGCTGATCATCGTGGAGGAGGGGGCCGAGGTCCAGTACATCGAGGGGTGCACCGCCCCCACGTACTCCCAGGACTCGTTCCACTCGGGCGTCATCGAGATCATCGTCAAGGACAACGCCCGCTGCCGGTACACGACGATCCAGAACTGGTCGCACAACGTGTACAACCTGGTGACGCAGCGCGCCCGGGTGGGCGCCCACGCCACCATGGAGTGGGTGGACGGGAACCTGGGCTCCAAGCTCACCATGAAGTACCCGTCCTGCTACCTGATGGGCGAGGGCGCGCGCGGCGAGATCCTCAGCATCGCCTACGCCGGCCCCGGCCAGCACCAGGACGCGGGCGGCAAGGTGGTCCACATGGCGCCGAACACCTCGTCGCGGATCGTCTCCAAGTCGATCTCCCGGGGGTCGGGGCGCAGCTCGTACCGGGGGCTGCTCAAGGTGGACAAGGGCGCGCACCACGTGCGGAGCAACGTGGAGTGCGACGCGCTCCTGCTGGACGAGGAGGCGCGCACCGACACCTACCCGTACATCGAGATCGAGGAGGAGCACGCCTCCATCGGCCACGAGGCCACCGTCTCCAAGATCGGCGACGAGCAGCTCTTCTACCTCATGAGCCGCGGCCTTTCGGAGGACGAGGCGGCCACCATGGTGGTGCGCGGCTTCATCGAGCCCATCGCCAAGGAGCTCCCGCTGGAGTACGCGGTGGAGCTCAATCGCCTGATCGAGCTCGAGATGGAAGGCTCCGTCGGATAG
- the sufD gene encoding Fe-S cluster assembly protein SufD, producing MADTGIATEPTGVFTRDEVKILSARKTEPEWLQEARLAGHDAFADAPMPSTRSEDWRYTDIGSVLKLEGLALADEVRPAASAEELPEGLRAAMAEAGAVAGRLVQADASVTLRELPEELRAQGVVFTSLEAAVREHPELVRRYLGTAVTVEDGKFAALNAAFWTGGLFLYVPRDVRVEAPFRSYRWISEAGSSVFPRVLVVAEQGAELSLVDEALSPDFDRQTFALSTVEVFAEEGAKVNYVAVQRWGAGVVNLSTERVVAGRDARATTLALALGGDLSRSDVRCRLTRPGSHVDLLGLYIADRSQHFDHQTLQDHVAPHASSNLLYKGALMERGRSVFRGLIRVHPKAQRTDAYQTNRNLILSGEARADSLPNLEIQADDVRCSHAATVGQLDEEEIFYLLSRGIPKAQAVRLVVFGFFGEVLVQLPLDEVREELVRAVERKIGARGI from the coding sequence GTGGCAGATACAGGGATCGCAACCGAGCCGACCGGCGTCTTCACCCGTGACGAGGTGAAGATCCTCTCGGCCCGGAAGACGGAGCCGGAGTGGCTCCAGGAGGCGCGTCTCGCGGGGCACGACGCCTTCGCCGACGCGCCGATGCCGAGCACCCGCAGCGAGGACTGGCGGTACACGGACATCGGCTCCGTGCTGAAGCTGGAGGGGCTCGCCCTGGCGGACGAGGTCCGCCCGGCGGCCTCGGCGGAGGAGCTCCCGGAGGGGCTGCGCGCCGCCATGGCGGAGGCGGGCGCCGTCGCCGGGCGCCTGGTGCAGGCGGACGCTTCCGTGACGCTGCGCGAGCTGCCGGAGGAGCTGCGCGCGCAGGGGGTGGTGTTCACCTCGCTGGAGGCCGCGGTCCGCGAGCACCCGGAGCTGGTGCGCCGCTACCTGGGCACCGCGGTGACGGTGGAGGACGGCAAGTTCGCGGCGCTGAACGCCGCGTTCTGGACCGGCGGGCTCTTCCTGTACGTGCCCCGGGACGTGCGGGTGGAGGCGCCCTTCCGCTCCTACCGCTGGATCTCGGAGGCGGGGAGCTCCGTGTTCCCGCGCGTGCTGGTGGTGGCCGAGCAGGGCGCGGAGCTGTCGCTGGTGGACGAGGCGCTCTCGCCGGACTTCGACCGGCAGACCTTCGCGCTCTCCACGGTGGAGGTGTTCGCGGAGGAGGGGGCGAAGGTCAACTACGTGGCGGTGCAGCGGTGGGGCGCGGGGGTGGTGAACCTGTCCACGGAGCGGGTGGTGGCGGGGCGCGATGCGCGGGCCACCACGCTGGCGCTCGCGCTGGGCGGCGACCTGTCGCGCAGCGACGTCCGCTGCCGGCTCACCCGGCCCGGGTCGCACGTGGACCTGCTGGGCCTCTACATCGCCGACCGCTCGCAGCACTTTGACCACCAGACGCTGCAGGACCACGTGGCCCCGCACGCCTCCAGCAACCTGCTCTACAAGGGCGCGCTGATGGAGCGGGGGCGCTCGGTGTTCCGCGGCCTGATCCGGGTGCACCCCAAGGCGCAGCGCACCGACGCCTACCAGACCAACCGCAACCTGATCCTCAGCGGCGAGGCCCGGGCGGACTCGCTCCCCAACCTGGAGATCCAGGCGGACGACGTACGCTGCTCGCACGCCGCCACCGTCGGGCAGCTGGACGAGGAGGAGATCTTCTACCTCCTGAGCCGCGGGATCCCCAAGGCCCAGGCGGTGCGGCTGGTGGTGTTCGGCTTCTTCGGCGAGGTGCTGGTGCAGCTCCCCCTGGACGAGGTCCGCGAGGAGCTGGTCCGCGCCGTGGAGCGGAAGATCGGCGCCCGGGGGATCTGA
- a CDS encoding non-heme iron oxygenase ferredoxin subunit, with product MAFVRVAALKEVPEGEVVGVEAEGVRVCLANVEGTVYAFADRCSHREFPLSNGELDTDDCTIACEWHGAQFDIRTGEAKSLPATRPIPVYPCRVEDDAVYVDVSA from the coding sequence GTGGCGTTCGTCAGGGTGGCCGCGCTGAAGGAGGTGCCGGAGGGGGAGGTGGTGGGCGTCGAGGCGGAGGGCGTCCGGGTCTGCCTCGCCAACGTGGAGGGGACGGTGTACGCCTTCGCGGACCGGTGCTCGCACCGCGAGTTCCCGCTCTCCAACGGGGAGCTGGACACGGACGACTGCACCATCGCCTGCGAGTGGCACGGGGCGCAGTTCGACATCCGCACCGGCGAGGCGAAGTCCCTCCCCGCCACGCGCCCCATCCCGGTGTACCCGTGCAGGGTCGAGGACGACGCGGTCTACGTCGACGTGTCGGCGTAG